A stretch of DNA from Acidobacteriota bacterium:
CCCGATCAATATCCCGACCGCAATGATGTAGACGATCGAAAGTCCGGCAGGCGTGCGTTCAAGCACCTGGCCGCCAAACAGATTTTCGGGCTTCCATTGGTTCCAGTCGATCAGGGAAAGAAGAAACACTGTCATTTGGTGTCCTCTCGAGGGCCGGATCTATGAACGTTTTCATCGGATCGATCTCTACCGTTTTTCTCGGGCGGATCTTGAGCCGCTATTTTTGCTTCCGCCGACACTTTACCAGTGAATTTAAGCCCGTCGATCTCGATCGTGTTCTCCTGCGAAAATCGCTGAGAAAGTTCACTTGTGTTTCCGGATTCGGAAGGGATCTTTTCAAATACCACGTCCACCATCCCAAACTTAACGCGATCCTCCGCCTTCAATCTCAACGCCTTTCCGTACGGGATACGCTCGCCATTCACGAAAGTTCCGTTTGTCGAGCCGGTGTCAGCGACCGAGAGATTGTCATCGCTATCTATTACAAGCGATGCATGGATCTTAGATACACTGACATCATCTATCGTCAGGTCGTTTGAGACGGTACGTCCGACCGAGAGACGGCCGTTGGACGGAAATGTAATGCGACGGTCACGCGGAGTTCCGTTCAACTCAAAATGAGCGACGAAGACGGCTCCTTCCCGTTCTTTCTCGATCAACTCGGCGTGTGGCTTGGCATCCCCAAGTTTTATCGACGGGATCGTGACGTTCAGTTCCGCCTCGTGATCTTCATCGGAAAACTTGTCGAAGCTGACAAAGAGCTTGACGCCTTCCGTAAAGTAGTCAGGTTTGACCTCAACAGATAATGGAGCAAATGTGTAGTAAAGCTTGTCGTTGATGTGGTCGGCCGCTGCGGTGAGAAGCTCGTTTTCCAGTTTTAGCAACGTGTCATCAGCATCCGTTGCGAATTTATCCCAGTGGACCTTTAACGTGATGTTGTGAGGAACAATAGATCCTTTCCCCAGAACGCCCTTCACTTCCGAGTCGAGGAGTTTTTTCATCCGCTCGACGAGTTCGCTGGTTGCGAGACTGCTTGACGGTGTCCAACGCCGCCCCGTGAACTTGTCGACTGTGTCCCCGATTCTTGTCAAGGCACCCTGTAAAAGCCAATCGGCTGAGAGTCCTTTCTTGGAAACGGG
This window harbors:
- a CDS encoding FHA domain-containing protein, coding for MTDKTPVSKKGLSADWLLQGALTRIGDTVDKFTGRRWTPSSSLATSELVERMKKLLDSEVKGVLGKGSIVPHNITLKVHWDKFATDADDTLLKLENELLTAAADHINDKLYYTFAPLSVEVKPDYFTEGVKLFVSFDKFSDEDHEAELNVTIPSIKLGDAKPHAELIEKEREGAVFVAHFELNGTPRDRRITFPSNGRLSVGRTVSNDLTIDDVSVSKIHASLVIDSDDNLSVADTGSTNGTFVNGERIPYGKALRLKAEDRVKFGMVDVVFEKIPSESGNTSELSQRFSQENTIEIDGLKFTGKVSAEAKIAAQDPPEKNGRDRSDENVHRSGPREDTK